A section of the Pseudanabaena mucicola str. Chao 1806 genome encodes:
- a CDS encoding photosystem II high light acclimation radical SAM protein: MSANDPQNDARTSSGDISEALTTVSEGCDRILYVRLPCNPIFPIGVVYLSDHIHKIAPHVQQNIFDLGTVPPLDFYAALDRAIDKFQPNLLVFSWRDIQIYAPVGGRGGNPLQNAFEFYYAKNPVQKLRGAVNGLRLFTSYYTELWRNSQLIRRGLSRARRYHPKARAVIGGGAVSVFYEQLGNILPKGTIISVGEGESLLERLVQGREIASDRCYVVGETNPRPRLIHEEPAPIEKSACDYEYIESIWEDFNYYFRDRDFYIGVQTKRGCPHNCCYCIYTVIEGKKVRINPSDEVIREMRQLYDRGVRNFWFTDAQFIPAKKFIDDAVELLEKVKASGMTDIHWAAYIRADNLTPYLCQLMVETGMSYFEIGITSGSQELVRKMRMGYNLKSVLQNCRDLKSAGFNELVSVNYSFNVIDETFDTIRQTISYHRELEAIFGADKVEPAIFFIGLQPHTHLEEYALKNNILKEGYNPMSMMPWTAKKLLWNPEPLGSFFGEVCLEAWKRDDDDFGRTVMNILEERLGRAPLEEALAAPMKELVNV; encoded by the coding sequence ATGTCTGCCAATGATCCCCAAAACGATGCGCGCACCTCATCTGGTGACATATCTGAAGCTCTAACTACAGTATCAGAAGGCTGCGATCGCATTTTGTATGTGCGCCTACCATGTAACCCAATTTTTCCGATTGGCGTAGTTTATTTATCAGATCATATCCATAAAATCGCGCCCCATGTCCAGCAAAATATTTTTGATCTTGGCACAGTCCCACCCTTAGATTTTTATGCGGCTTTAGATCGGGCGATCGACAAGTTTCAACCCAATTTGCTCGTATTTTCTTGGCGCGATATTCAGATCTATGCACCCGTGGGCGGACGTGGCGGTAACCCCCTCCAAAATGCCTTTGAGTTTTACTACGCCAAAAATCCTGTTCAGAAATTGCGCGGTGCTGTCAATGGTTTACGCCTGTTTACTTCTTACTACACTGAACTTTGGCGCAATTCGCAGTTAATCCGACGCGGGTTAAGTCGAGCGAGACGCTATCATCCAAAAGCCAGAGCCGTAATCGGTGGTGGAGCAGTTAGTGTGTTTTATGAGCAATTAGGGAATATTTTACCCAAAGGAACGATTATTTCGGTAGGAGAGGGTGAATCACTATTAGAGCGACTAGTCCAAGGTCGGGAAATTGCAAGCGATCGTTGTTATGTGGTTGGCGAAACCAATCCTCGTCCAAGACTGATTCATGAGGAACCTGCTCCCATCGAAAAAAGCGCCTGTGATTACGAATATATCGAATCGATTTGGGAAGATTTTAATTACTACTTCCGTGATCGCGACTTTTATATTGGTGTGCAAACTAAGCGCGGCTGTCCTCACAACTGTTGCTATTGCATTTACACAGTCATTGAAGGGAAAAAGGTTCGCATCAATCCCTCCGATGAAGTCATTAGAGAAATGCGTCAACTTTACGATCGGGGTGTGCGTAACTTCTGGTTTACCGACGCTCAATTTATTCCTGCCAAAAAATTCATCGATGATGCTGTAGAACTACTCGAAAAAGTCAAGGCATCAGGCATGACTGACATCCATTGGGCAGCCTATATTCGAGCCGACAATCTCACACCTTACCTCTGTCAGCTAATGGTAGAAACAGGGATGAGCTACTTTGAGATTGGGATTACTAGCGGTTCACAAGAGTTAGTCCGCAAAATGCGAATGGGCTATAACCTGAAATCCGTCTTACAAAACTGTCGCGATCTCAAATCCGCAGGTTTCAATGAATTGGTATCGGTTAACTATTCCTTTAATGTCATTGATGAAACCTTTGACACCATTCGTCAAACGATCTCCTATCATCGTGAACTAGAAGCAATATTTGGTGCGGATAAAGTAGAACCTGCGATCTTCTTTATTGGTTTACAACCACATACACATCTGGAAGAATATGCTCTCAAAAACAACATTCTTAAGGAAGGCTATAACCCGATGAGTATGATGCCTTGGACTGCCAAGAAACTCCTTTGGAATCCTGAGCCATTAGGTTCTTTCTTTGGTGAAGTATGTCTAGAAGCATGGAAACGTGATGATGATGACTTCGGGCGTACCGTGATGAATATTCTCGAAGAACGTCTCGGACGTGCTCCTTTAGAAGAAGCACTGGCTGCACCAATGAAAGAACTAGTTAATGTTTGA
- a CDS encoding DUF1830 domain-containing protein, with the protein MSLFDPLPADLHEKKIVCSYVNATSKIQIARITDVPQWYFERVIFPGQNLIFEAISSAHVEIHTGMMASSILSDTIPCVQLQVEEASTTLPSWVPMKSINNDLLDDPSMLLAMPEHEVVS; encoded by the coding sequence ATGTCTTTATTTGATCCCTTACCTGCTGATTTGCATGAAAAGAAAATTGTTTGCTCATACGTCAATGCCACTAGCAAAATCCAAATTGCAAGGATTACTGATGTACCTCAATGGTATTTTGAGCGAGTCATCTTTCCTGGACAAAATTTAATTTTTGAAGCGATCTCCTCGGCACATGTTGAGATTCATACAGGGATGATGGCAAGCTCCATACTTTCAGATACAATTCCCTGTGTCCAATTACAGGTAGAAGAAGCTAGCACGACATTACCAAGTTGGGTTCCCATGAAGTCAATTAATAATGACCTGCTTGATGATCCATCGATGCTACTAGCGATGCCTGAACATGAAGTAGTCTCCTAG
- a CDS encoding MBOAT family O-acyltransferase — protein sequence MDFLPFHLSQFLVGIKMDFLSLDYAQFLIITAFVYWLLPNVQARLLVIVTASLVFYSFIQRQYVWLLLVMLTINFWLGKEICKGDKFLKQWLLFVGVFFNVLLLFGFKYIPFVAAVIGNITGLPVGSSLAIWAKANIIPPITLSFFVFELIAYLIDTYRGNTPARDFLSFAAYKLFFAKLLSGPITRYQEFAPQISTRTLPALSDITEGVWLFACGAVKKGIIADNMARLVDLCFRNTERAGSLDLWVALIGYGIQIYCDFSGYIDMARGSALLLGFKLPQNFDFPYFSTSISDFWRRWHMTLGAWMRSYLYIPLGGSRGGLWRTCLNLMIIMFVVGIWHGANWGFIIWGIWHGAALVGHRLWMELCSSFEGLNKIWKYLPMKIVAILMTQLVVFVGWIPFRLPNLADTNMFLHRLWGYQSDPQFGVKIYVESLGITLGQITLLMGGLLLMSLVAYQCDRAKWQLNWQIKLFLVPISLFLVSILSPDKKLPFIYFDF from the coding sequence ATGGATTTTCTGCCCTTCCATTTATCCCAGTTTTTGGTGGGTATAAAAATGGATTTTTTGTCCCTTGATTATGCTCAATTCCTAATTATTACGGCATTTGTTTATTGGCTCTTACCCAATGTGCAAGCACGATTGCTCGTTATTGTGACAGCAAGTTTAGTGTTTTACTCATTTATTCAGAGGCAATATGTCTGGTTATTGCTGGTAATGTTGACGATTAATTTTTGGTTGGGTAAAGAAATTTGTAAAGGAGATAAATTTCTAAAGCAGTGGTTGCTATTTGTGGGGGTTTTTTTTAATGTACTACTACTGTTTGGATTTAAATACATTCCCTTTGTTGCCGCAGTCATCGGCAATATTACAGGTTTGCCCGTCGGTAGTTCCTTAGCAATTTGGGCAAAAGCCAATATTATTCCACCTATTACCCTAAGCTTCTTTGTCTTTGAATTAATTGCTTATTTAATCGATACTTATCGGGGAAATACACCTGCAAGGGATTTTCTCAGCTTTGCTGCCTACAAGTTATTTTTTGCAAAGTTACTATCAGGTCCAATTACCCGTTACCAAGAGTTTGCGCCCCAAATATCAACGCGAACACTTCCTGCCTTGTCTGACATTACCGAGGGAGTATGGCTGTTTGCCTGTGGAGCTGTCAAGAAAGGAATCATCGCCGACAATATGGCAAGATTAGTGGATCTCTGTTTTCGCAATACCGAACGTGCAGGCAGTCTAGATCTCTGGGTTGCCCTTATTGGCTATGGCATTCAGATTTACTGTGACTTTAGTGGTTATATCGATATGGCAAGGGGCAGTGCCTTATTACTAGGCTTTAAGCTACCACAAAATTTTGATTTTCCCTATTTCTCCACCAGCATTTCCGATTTTTGGCGACGTTGGCACATGACCCTCGGTGCATGGATGCGAAGTTACCTCTATATTCCCCTCGGTGGCTCTCGTGGTGGTCTGTGGCGCACTTGCCTGAACTTGATGATCATTATGTTCGTAGTTGGGATCTGGCATGGCGCAAACTGGGGCTTCATTATTTGGGGTATCTGGCATGGAGCCGCACTAGTGGGGCATCGTCTGTGGATGGAGCTTTGCTCATCATTTGAGGGGCTAAATAAGATCTGGAAGTACCTGCCGATGAAGATTGTGGCGATTTTGATGACCCAACTAGTCGTCTTTGTTGGTTGGATTCCTTTTCGCTTGCCTAATTTAGCGGATACCAATATGTTTTTACATCGGCTATGGGGCTATCAAAGTGATCCTCAATTTGGTGTAAAAATCTATGTCGAGTCCCTTGGGATTACCTTGGGGCAAATTACTTTATTAATGGGCGGTTTATTGCTCATGTCGCTAGTTGCCTATCAATGCGATCGCGCAAAGTGGCAGTTAAATTGGCAAATCAAGTTATTCCTGGTCCCCATCAGCCTCTTTCTCGTCAGTATCCTCAGCCCCGATAAGAAACTGCCCTTTATCTACTTTGATTTTTAA
- a CDS encoding DUF427 domain-containing protein, producing MHPQRIEPQDGQESVWDYPRPAIWEDTDKHIRVICNGVVLAETRRAKRVLETSHPPCYYIPIEDIKMEYLVATSRRTRCEWKGVSQYYDVAIADKYIQNAAWRYSIPTANFVEIQDSLSFYGSLMDACYVNDELITPQSGDFYGGWITSDIVGPFKGKVGTWGW from the coding sequence ATGCATCCTCAACGAATTGAACCGCAAGATGGTCAAGAGTCTGTCTGGGATTATCCACGTCCTGCTATCTGGGAAGATACGGATAAGCATATTCGCGTAATTTGTAATGGAGTTGTCTTAGCCGAAACGCGACGGGCTAAGCGTGTGTTGGAAACTAGTCATCCGCCTTGCTACTACATTCCGATAGAAGATATAAAAATGGAATATCTAGTCGCAACCTCGCGCCGTACTCGCTGTGAATGGAAGGGAGTTAGTCAATATTATGATGTTGCGATCGCTGATAAATATATCCAAAATGCTGCATGGCGATATTCAATCCCTACTGCCAATTTTGTGGAGATTCAAGATTCTCTCAGTTTCTATGGTAGCTTGATGGATGCATGTTATGTCAATGATGAGCTAATCACGCCGCAATCAGGTGATTTCTATGGTGGCTGGATTACTTCTGATATTGTGGGGCCTTTTAAAGGTAAAGTTGGGACTTGGGGTTGGTAG
- a CDS encoding hybrid sensor histidine kinase/response regulator, translating to MSSILVIDDETYNFDIIQILLSNQTYKLDYASSGQDALDNLEHYQPDVILLDVMMPKMDGIEVCRRLKSMDEWKHVPIIMVTSLSSKKDIALCLESGADDFISKPVDRNELGARIKSMLRIKQQYDQIKALSKLQENTIHVLQNNMDELCGNLSSTLPHELSTPLNGISGAIEIVINDHQNMKSDEINEWLSLVKQSIQRLETLTKKFIEYTKLEIFAINPKVDDGINTYYLDLPTRVFIENVCAIKANNRLNDLVLDLEDINISMNEKDFLSMLNELVENACKFSKVGTSIKVASCTKDYKLYLSISDQGRGMTEEQINKIGAFVQFDRRHYEQQGIGLGLKIVKKIVEIYQGKFSISSVYGQGTTVNIELPLVSRIL from the coding sequence ATGTCTTCTATTTTGGTTATTGATGATGAAACCTATAATTTTGATATCATTCAAATCTTGCTATCTAATCAAACCTATAAATTAGATTATGCATCTAGTGGTCAAGATGCACTTGATAACCTTGAGCATTATCAACCTGATGTAATTTTACTTGATGTGATGATGCCTAAAATGGATGGAATTGAGGTATGTCGGCGACTCAAATCAATGGATGAATGGAAACATGTGCCGATTATCATGGTCACATCTCTTTCCTCCAAAAAAGACATTGCTCTCTGTTTAGAATCAGGTGCAGATGATTTTATCAGTAAGCCCGTTGATCGCAATGAACTGGGCGCAAGAATCAAATCCATGCTGCGGATTAAACAGCAATACGATCAGATTAAAGCACTATCGAAATTGCAAGAAAATACTATTCATGTTCTGCAAAACAATATGGATGAATTATGCGGTAATTTATCTTCTACACTTCCACATGAACTAAGTACACCTCTTAATGGAATATCTGGAGCGATAGAAATAGTCATAAATGACCATCAAAACATGAAATCTGATGAAATCAATGAATGGTTAAGTCTAGTGAAACAATCTATTCAAAGGCTAGAAACATTGACTAAAAAGTTCATAGAATATACAAAATTAGAGATATTTGCTATTAATCCTAAAGTTGATGATGGTATAAATACATACTACCTAGACCTACCTACAAGAGTTTTTATTGAAAATGTATGTGCAATAAAGGCAAATAATCGCTTAAACGATTTAGTTCTAGATCTTGAAGATATAAATATTTCTATGAACGAAAAAGATTTTCTATCTATGCTCAATGAGCTAGTAGAAAATGCATGTAAATTTTCCAAAGTTGGTACTTCAATCAAAGTAGCAAGTTGCACTAAGGATTATAAGTTATATCTATCTATATCTGACCAAGGACGGGGAATGACTGAAGAGCAAATCAATAAAATTGGTGCTTTTGTTCAATTTGATCGGAGACATTATGAGCAGCAAGGAATCGGGCTAGGTTTAAAAATAGTCAAAAAAATCGTGGAAATCTATCAAGGGAAATTTTCAATTTCTAGTGTCTATGGTCAAGGAACTACAGTTAACATTGAATTACCCTTGGTTTCTCGTATTCTCTGA
- the ovoA gene encoding 5-histidylcysteine sulfoxide synthase, whose product MQPPNLHHCDRQDIFAYYQRAWQIEDTLWKSLISPETFYLNPDPLRNLLIFYLGHSAVFYINKLVRVGLVTDRINPHFERLFEIGVDPEKPDEIESIFDNLRQADVIEVWAYRQQAYDRISELIHNLVIALPINQEHPLWALMMAIEHQYIHIETSSMLIRQLPVDKLQRPQGWEYAPANGYTKPNEMIEIAGGSVRFGKPQDSNIYGWDIEYGDRTVDVATFQASKYLITNAEFLDFVKDGGYANQNYWSDSAWAWKVQHDVQHPRFWIPDADGYKYRAMFDEIAMPFDFPVEVNHHEAIAYCRWKGNYTRLMTEAEYHLATYGTDRVSPQADDSSRFNLNIKFASPSPVGYLESAISPSGLYDLRGNVWEWLNDNLTPLNGYQTHYLYENYSALYFDTKHNMMAGGSWITNGTEAYPYYRNWFRPNFYQHAGFRIAANTSN is encoded by the coding sequence ATGCAGCCTCCTAATTTACATCATTGCGATCGCCAAGATATTTTTGCCTATTATCAACGTGCTTGGCAAATCGAAGATACTTTATGGAAGAGCTTAATTAGTCCTGAAACTTTCTATCTCAATCCTGACCCTTTACGCAATTTGCTAATCTTCTATCTAGGACATTCAGCAGTTTTTTACATCAACAAATTAGTCAGAGTTGGATTAGTTACCGATCGCATCAATCCCCATTTTGAAAGACTCTTTGAGATTGGAGTCGATCCTGAAAAGCCCGATGAAATTGAAAGCATTTTTGATAATCTACGACAAGCGGATGTGATAGAAGTGTGGGCATATCGGCAGCAAGCCTATGACAGAATTAGCGAACTAATCCACAATTTAGTGATCGCTTTACCCATTAATCAAGAGCATCCACTTTGGGCGCTAATGATGGCGATCGAGCATCAGTATATTCATATTGAAACCTCATCCATGTTGATTCGCCAATTACCTGTGGATAAGCTGCAACGTCCTCAAGGTTGGGAATATGCGCCTGCAAATGGCTATACCAAACCCAATGAAATGATCGAAATTGCAGGGGGATCGGTGCGCTTTGGTAAGCCCCAAGACTCCAATATCTATGGCTGGGATATCGAATATGGCGATCGCACTGTCGATGTGGCAACTTTTCAAGCGAGTAAATACCTAATTACTAACGCCGAATTTCTTGATTTTGTCAAAGATGGCGGCTATGCAAATCAAAACTATTGGTCAGATTCAGCTTGGGCTTGGAAAGTTCAGCATGATGTCCAGCATCCTAGGTTCTGGATTCCTGATGCTGATGGCTACAAATATCGTGCCATGTTTGATGAAATCGCAATGCCCTTTGATTTTCCTGTGGAGGTCAATCACCATGAAGCGATCGCCTATTGTCGCTGGAAAGGAAATTATACTCGATTGATGACTGAAGCTGAATATCACTTGGCAACTTACGGTACTGATAGAGTTTCACCACAAGCTGACGATAGTTCTAGATTTAATCTCAACATAAAATTTGCCTCGCCTAGTCCCGTAGGCTATCTCGAATCAGCAATAAGTCCATCAGGACTATACGACCTAAGAGGCAATGTTTGGGAATGGCTGAACGACAACTTAACCCCTCTCAATGGCTATCAAACCCATTACCTTTATGAGAACTATTCTGCACTATATTTTGATACTAAGCATAATATGATGGCAGGTGGTTCATGGATTACTAATGGAACAGAAGCTTATCCTTATTATCGCAACTGGTTCCGCCCGAACTTCTACCAACATGCTGGGTTTCGGATTGCCGCAAACACTTCTAACTGA